In Juglans microcarpa x Juglans regia isolate MS1-56 chromosome 1S, Jm3101_v1.0, whole genome shotgun sequence, the genomic stretch atatatatatatatataaatagatagaTATAGATAGAGATATAGATAGATAGACTTAACTTTTGACTAGTGATACTGAAATTGGAAAAATCAAGACCAAGGATGTGAGTTAAAAGCATGATCAACAAGCATGCCTTTCTATTTTCAGCTTTCCCAAAGGACTCGTTATCTCAGGAAGTCCCTGTTTAACATCATTTTCATCTCTCTCCTATGACCTGTTATGCTGTGGTGGCTATCATTAAAGAGCTATCGGATGCTGCATGTCATTGATGTTGCATTTTACCCATACCAAGGCACAATAGTAAACGTCACATACCTCTCATTTAACAAGTACGACTTGGGGATTACCAAGTGAAGGTTGCTACCAAAATGATTGAGCTATCTCAATCTGAACGTCAGGCAACAAATCGCTTGGAGGATCCCTGGGTGTTAATAACCTACTGAAAGACTGTCCTGTATGAGAAAGAAAGACGTTAGGATCTCTAATTATGAACCCACTTGAAAAAGAACACCCCAACCCCTACCCCAACCCCCTACCCTGGTCAGTTTCAATTTCAATCCAAGTTCAACCTAACTAGTTTCCAACAATCTTTGCTGTAATCTTGCCATTCAAAATGTTACAGCCGATATCCTAGGGGACTCTTTATTTTGCCAtggtcttttaaaaaaaaaaaaaaaaaatctctcttgaAAAGGTTTTCTAGATAAATCTCCCATGAGAACCTCGCCATCGTGATCTGACATTAAATTTTTCCAATGATTCAATTAATCCATTAAATTTTGTGCTTACCGCTGCAACTGTGTTGTTGTTAACGTATTTGTATTAGCACATTTAAAACATGacttataattttctatttcCAACAGTCGAAGACGCTTTGGCGCATCCCTATTTAACATCTCTACATGACATCAGTGATGAGCCTGTCTGCATGACTCCCTTCAGCTTTGACTTTGAGCAGCATGCACTGACTGAGGAGCAGATGAAGGAGCTGATCTATCAAGAGGCTCTTGCATTTAACCTCGAGTATCAGCACCCATAAGGAGTCGTGCTGTTTATTCACTCATCGTGGATTTGATCAGTGTAGTCTCTCTGCTTTATACATTCGGTGATTGATTTCCTTGTGTATATATGTTGCATTTCAAAATGGGTGGTTCTGGAGTTAATTTACTTGCGGGAAGAACAGAATTCAGAGGCTGTTACAAATCTTTGCATGGCGGTTTACCTCTCCATttgttattctattatttaacagatgtatctctctttctctatctttgtttttcttctcttttaatATTCTACTGtctatggagagagagagagagagagagagagagagagagagagaggctcatTTTTTAGTATTGTAAGAAATTGGTACCAGATCTGTCTTTTTGTATTGTAGCTCAATAAGCCCAACATGGTGTTGCCATCTCTAGTTCTAACTTACAGGATTTCCAAGCCAAGGGCACAACTACTAGGTCTCACCATTTTCTCATCACTCCATggaagaattaaatcaataaacCAGACTCCATGAGAGAAAGACAGTAATAACTTCAATTTTCCTGCTTaaatctatataatttttttttattagtatgatTAAGAAATCAGAGAACCATTTGACACTGAAGAAGTCTGCAATGGGATGGTAAGCCTACCTTTCATGAATGAACTCGCATATCATGAAGTTGATTATACTGAATAAGATAAATTCCCCAACGTACTAGTACGTGAAACTGAACTTTGTAAAAATTAAAGGCAAACTCGATATCATCACAGAGCTCATCAATCTAGAGAGGCAAGAAACAATGCAATCCACATTTGCTAAACGCTAATCGAGAAAGAACAAATTCGAATTCATCTGCTATAGTAGAAACAGAATTTTTATGAGTACAACAGTATCTTCAACAATGTGGTTAGCTCTTGACGCTCTCAAAGAATCTTGAAAGTGGCACTGGACCATCAGCCTCGTCGTCATCACTGCTAGAGTGCTTGGTTCTTGACTTGTGCTTCCTTTCCTTCTTTGTTCTCTTAGACCTAGATTTAGCTCGTCTTGattctctctcatcttcttcgcTCCTGTAAGAATCTGAGGATGAACTTGAGGTGCTAGACTCAGAAGATCTCCTTCTCGAATGCTGCTATGACAAATGAGGATGGGTTCATATATTCAGAGTCTCTAATATCTGTGATGATTGAATTGCATGATTATGATTAGGTAATTTAGAGACGGGCATCTATTAGAGCAGTCGTATAAATTTTCACAGCTTTTTTGGGTTCCACCAAGTCAACACATAGATCTGAAACGGTGGTACTGTTTGGTAAGCATTTTCAAGCGTTTTGATGTTTTAGGAGTGTTTTCGGTACTGTAGACCACCATGTGCAGATAAGTGGTTTCCCCACGTATCTACATTTTCATGAGAAGAATGGTAAAGTAGCCATTGAATTTAGCATCACCTTTCTCACGTCACGCAAGCAAACGCTTGGCAGGAGTTCCAACATAGGAAGGCACCCAGGGGGCCCATAATACGAGCGAGCACTCACTCGAATTTCTATTCTAGATTGTGCAAGTGTTAAATCTGAGTAATGACAATTTAAGGAATTGTAGGCACCTTTCGCTTTCTGCTGCTACGTTTCTTTAAATCTTTGTCCTTCTTAtctgcaagaagaagaagaaagatacTGAAGAGAACACAGGACGCTCACAATTCTTCTTTCTATAATTTATTGCACGTACCTTTTCTGTCATTAGATTTACTTCTGGAGCGGTTTTTTCCTTGGGCAAGCTTGTGTGCCCTTTCAGCATCCAGTTGAGCTCTGTACTCTCTCATCATTCTATCTGTATCTGCTTCCAGTTCCCcctttttcatctcatcttcctagtacatcaaatacataccaaatgaaataaacacaaaattcataatgtttattttccatcagaaacacatttttttacCAATCTCCATTGTGAAGTACGAAACTAtgctttgttatgaaaaaacACAGTATACAGAACTCGAGAGTAGAAGAGTCAGTACATATGTAAACACTACATGAACATGAAGATAAGCATTATATCCAACAGATGTTGTAACTCAAGGAAGTTAACCAAATCTTGTGAGTATGCACGTGTTTTGAGAGTAACCAAACTATAGAGCATTTAACGTACTCAGGAAATAAGCCATGTAACCAAGTAAAGAGAATTCAACCTCCAAATCAACCTCTCAAGTTAAATATGGACtctaaaaaaaaggttaaaatatGAACTCTAAAAACTGGATAATCTATGACATCACACTGAGTCAGTTTCCCCGAGGGGACCAAATTTAAGCTGTAACGTCTTCATTGATCTCATCATCCATTACCTCAATCTCAGGACAAAATCATTCCTTCTCCTCTCACAATTACCAAAAAAAGGTATCTTCTTATACATCCCCGCTCAAGCCACTTTACTTTTGATGCTTATGGCTTCATCTCATTGATTCTATGcgcaagattttattgattatttcaATTTATGCAAGCTCTTTTGTTAGAGAAGGTTTGACATAGAATGCTGCTTTTTTATCACATAATTTGAAGGGGAGGAAGCTGAGTGTTTCATTCATAATAGGAATAAGAAAACCAGTACTTCTCTTTgtttgtaacacccccttcccgatAAAGTTAAGAATGTTACCCCATTCCATTTTGAAGCATGGGGTAAAAACAGTTCCATAAactttaagaatataatatacaaCTCATCAATTATTATAGGACAGAACACTAATTATAGCAATTCGGTAAATATAGAACTAGATGGAAAGATAATATCAGAAACTTTTCTTCATGACATCTTAACATCTCATGTGATCAACACTTATTCTATCTTTCACTAGGTCAAATCTCCTCTATTGCCTTGGCCCAAACACGTCTTCATTGCTACCTCAAtagttttaaaacataaaacccAAAATGAGacgaatactcagtaaataattcataaatagtaaaatcatctctttttttttgtaagtaaaaattttattcatcataatAGTAATAGGCGaaacccatgtacacaggaagtatacaaaaaaatagtaaaatcatctttaaaacaTGTTTAACTTTATGGCTTTATGGTGAATCACACCTACTCAACATCATTCATTGTGGCTGGCACATCCACCTATTTGCTCTGATAACTTCGCATTATCATCATATGGCCAAGAGAAAATGCTTTGAAAACTATGCATTCAGCCATTTTCCTATCTTTCCTTTCTTACGATTTTCATAGTGTGAGAATAATCATAGCATTggtatatttatttcataagcATATACATTTCATATCGTACACACAGACACATTAAAACAGTTGTAAACTTTActttcataacatatcatataacttggatatatatattttattagcaCTGGGTGTTCAAGAACAAAGTCTCAACTAATCCCGGGGTGCACAGGCCCCTCAACAAaaagtttcccacaagtgcacctcgggtaattcaagggtaAGTTCTCCCCAGTCTAAtgacccctagaaattgtttgcaccaagaagattcgaaccttagacctagagagcataccaccaaggccaaggcctttaccacttgagccaacccctagggattttggatacacacacacacacacacacacacatatatatatttggaaatgtaacattttaatttgaatgaaaatgaaataatctACTACCTACCGTACTTCCTTAAGCTAGCAATTCAACAATTCTTTAGCAACTAAAAGAAAACATTCGTAGTCATCACTACCTACTCTTACTTCATGCCTTTCTATACACGTCATAAATATTGGCCTCATCACACACCTAGTAGCTCAAACCCATTTGTAGTCATCTCTAGATGATGTGATCATGCCATTATGCAACTTTCAATTAAAAGAATGGAAGGAGACGGGAAAAATATGCATCAAAGCTTGCCTTTACCTCCTCGTTTTCAATTAATGGATACAGTAGATTAATGGTTGCAGTAAATACAACTCCTTCCCAATCAAAAGCCTCTTTGACAAAGTCTACATTCCACAAAAGGGAAATCACTAGATATCTCTCAATGGTCCACTATAGAAGCATCTTTAGCACCAAAAACACTGTACATTTCGAGGAAGGCTTCCTTGAAAGCTCTATCTCCACTTCCTCAAGGGTGCACAAGTGAACCAAAGTAGGTTTCAAACTCCCAACTGGGTGAACGCATTGGAAGTAATACCAGTTACATGGCATTTCAGGTTTCTTGAGCTCTTGTTACCATAATGTGACGAATATATATACAGGGACATTTGCTCTTATACTCATTCGTTAATGTCATGGATTATTTAGCCAAGAAGTATGTTAATGAGACTAAAATGTGTTTAAAAGTGGGACACAATAAATCATGATGAGGAATAGGATGAATAAAATTCATGCGCTCTTACATGAAGAAAAGCAAATTAGCTATGTTCAGCAGATTACCTTTTGCTTCCTCTTGAACTCTTCCCAGGTGATAGTGTGAGAGGTTTTAAGACTGGCCAAACGAGCAGCATGCCACTCTGGTGAATGAAATGAACCATCCACCTGCGACTGTTCTCATCAGTTACcatccacaaaacaaaaatacccaACAAAAACTACTATTCTGACTATTAGATGGCATTTTCAGATCTACAGCTAAGATCTCACTAAAAATACCCAACAAAAACTACTAGCGGTGTGCCACTAGTGCGTTGGAGAGCTTAGATTCAGTGGCAGTGTCCtataagaaaatcatttttaggtTATTATGGATGATAATCAATTCCACAAATCTAGACGCTTGAGAAAGAAAGACCATTACTATCGTCGAGGCGATTCACATCCACATTTTTGGTTTGTTTGTggactttaaaaaattaatattatgatCACTGAAAGATGTCACTAAGATGCAACCAAGGATGCAATAGGCATTCCTACCTCCAGGAGCTATATTACATATAGGATAGGATTCTGTttcttctccctccctccctccctcttgaACCTTCTGGTATTGCAATTTAGAGCCATCCCAAAGCTCCGGCCCTTAGAAGAGGGCAATATTGATCTCAAGCAGAGAAGTCAAATCAGCATGCTAATTCAGGGTTCAATACTTCTCACATTCACTCTTACCAAATAAGACTATGAACCATGAATAGCTCGTCAGCTCGTCAAAATCCagataaaaaacttaaaagccATATCTTTTAAAGGAAATTTTTATACACCAAATTCAAAACTCTACAATTTCATGGAAATAAGCCTACCCGTTAAAACCACGGATTTATTAAATGAACACTGACCAATTGATCACAAACGTAACATTCAATTATTTAACACAATAGCATAAATCAACAAACTACCATGAAAACCAACGAAAGGAATGAAACTTAAGGATGAGAGATTCAATAAGGAATGGTAGTATGAAAGGGTACAAACCATGCCATCTTCAATCTCGTCAGGCGCAGCAGAGCTGGAGCCCAGCCTGGCTTTCTGCATAGCTTTGTAAGCTTGATTTTTGCCCATTTCAAGAGACACCCAGATAAAAATCAGATGAGAAACCAAGCAACAAAATccaacaaagagagatgcacagaaagaaaaaaaaaatcagataaatATATGGggaaagtaattaattaaagcattAACGACCGGGAAGGAAGGCAAAGGAAGTAAAAATATTGGGTGTGGGGGGAattagaagagagaaaaagaggttGGGTTTGGGGTTGAGAAGGTTTTTCAGAAGGGCTAGGAACAAAGGTGAGGCTGTGATGCAGGGGATTGTTGGATTGGGATCAAGTGGGTTCAATCGTCCATGACTTGTTGAGAGCAGACAGGTCGGCCGAGGATTATATCGTCtatgtataattatttacatcagcctATAAGCACAGCAGCACAGCACATTATGTtctaagttaaaaataaaaaagaataataataatataacatatgagATGAATGTgctaagttaaaaataaaaaagaataataataatataacatatgagATGTGCAGAGAGTGCGGCACTCTATGTctatacatttttattattaagttaCTGATACAAATACCttatcatttcatcattataattttttcaaataaataataaaattatatttaaatattgaattgaattgacttaagttaaattaaattgagatgataaaatattattagaatattattttttaatattattattattattttaaaatttaaaaaagttaaattatttattatattttatgttataatttaaaaagttgtaatgatgagttaagataagtttatatACCAAATGAAGCCAATTAAAGTCGTGAATCTGTAAGTAccgcataattatttttaaaaaagtaaataaatacgagatacatataaaaaaattaattttttaataacgaatcatactcttttttaaaataactatatgATACTTATACATTCTACGATTGAATGTAACATTACTAATATTATCTAACGTATATGCATggtttctctaaaaaaaatacggaggattttacttcatttttaaataaaaatatcgttGTAAATTGTAATCCCTGTACATCCCATCCCACCAGATGTAAGAGACAAATTTGTATTAAATAGATAGCCGTCATTTTATCCCATTAATTAAGGTGGGATTTTGAATTTCTTAATGTGTTTCTAACCCGaagtagaaagaaaataagcatatatttttgtattgtttgtAATATTTATCCTTCAAATTAGATTGGAGGAGCACTTACCGAttaaaaaccagaaaaaataaaagatttaaacagtataaatttgtaaatatgatttaggtcccgtttgaaatttggattgaactgaaatcaattcagttcagtctaattttaaattgagtctaacatctaagtATCAAACTCTTAAATCACTATACTTATatcaattcaaaacttctttacacgtgagacccataatatttttcaacttaatatCTCTTTACACACAaaatccacaacttttttcaacttctcataaatatatataaattcgtATTGACATCCAAACACATATAAATTCATCTAAAGTAAGCCCCATAAATTCACTTcataatctcaactcactaccatatataaagaactcaactcagtcTATCATCTAAATAAGGTTTAAGCTTGATTAGGCCcaaacttaaaaattaaggTATGAACGTTGACATTTTGATGGCTTAGCCCAGCCCAGGCTTTAATAAGGATTGGCCCGTATAAATGAGTGGGCTTAAGGTTAGTGCAGCCCTATTGTGAAAATGTGTTCAAGCAATGTGTGGCCCAAGTGCTCGTAAACGCAATGACACCTTCAATTGTCTAGATAATTTAAGATTCTCTTTGTCctgaatatttatttgaattttaggaCCCACCTTGATGTTTTCTAAGTTTAATGTGTGCGCGCTTAACTTTTACTGGTTAAAGTGGTAATAACAAATACTAAATAtggaaataatgttttttttaattatttctatgttttaaaacataatttgaatgataattaaagaaaaatgatatttacaatcacaAAGTGCGTAAGCATCGcaaactcattttgaaaaaagtgaataaatatgagatttacataaaaaaattaattttttaataatagaacccgctctttttaaaaaaaaaatatgcgacacttgcactgttcataactatatttaacattactcaaatcaaaatatacatttttcttttatgaaaacatACTTTTCATTGATGAACTTCTCTATAAAAGAGACATTACACATTGAGGAGTTTCCTCCATGTCTACGATACAGTCTTGTACATTTAGAGCATTCTTTTATAGTGTATGTGCAATtgtatttccttctcttttgaTATGTCTGCAATCTTCAAAGCACTGCATATTAGCTCTAATGTATGAGATTAACAAACCAAAATAACTGAGATCTTGCATCTGAGTAGTCTCTACTACCACCATTACTATTTTGGAATCTCCCTCTATGATAGTCTTCCTCAAGCCTAACTCAATTCCAAAAATAGTTGCTATCAGTGCTGCAAAAGCTTTTGCTATAAGAGGATCTGGACCTAAGTCTTGCTTTTTTCTCATGGTTGCCAAAATGTCACCATGTTCATCTCTAACCACCACACCAATGCCTATTTTACAAAGAGTTTTATCCACACCAACATCCCAATTGATCTTGTAAAAACCTGGTGTTCCTTAGTGTTTCAAAAAAATGCATCTCATGAATCAGTTGGTTGACATTGTACTTCACTGTGTTTGGAGATGTGAAattatctttgaaaacaaattcattCCTCCTCCACCATATTTTCCATAGCACCACTACCAATTCTACCATTTCAGTCTTGTTCAATCTGTTGATCATATTTCCCATTAAATCCTTTATGCCTCTATGATTCACCTGgctttttttggattttcactGAACACTGTCCCAGTACATCATTCGCAGTAACACATTCCAATAAAATATGTTCAATTGTTTCTAGCTGTTTTAAGTAGAGAGGACACATAATATCattcactattttctttttgtacaaGTTGAACTTGGTAggtaaaatgttaatagaagcTATCCATAGAAAAACCTTTGCAGCAAGAGGTATTGGCATCTTCCAAATCCTGGTTCACACTTCTTTGTTTGATTGCTTTGTGAGTTCTGTCTTTTGTGATCTTTCTGTAATTCTCCTTGATAACGATAAGCACTTATGACTGTAAAGATCCCATTCGATGTACCTCTCCAAATCAACTGGTTTGGCCTATTACAAAGACTTATAAGAATTTGAATTATAAGCTCAGCCTTTTCTTTAGagaaaatatctttaatcaGATTAAGCATCCATCCCTTTGTATCTGTGTCTATAAGCTCCTAAACTTTAGCTTCACGTCCTAAAAATCTCATGGCACTTTGAGGTTTGAAAGAGGTTGGTTTTGATAACCACTTGTCTGACCA encodes the following:
- the LOC121246036 gene encoding serine/arginine-rich splicing factor 4-like isoform X1; translation: MGKNQAYKAMQKARLGSSSAAPDEIEDGMSQVDGSFHSPEWHAARLASLKTSHTITWEEFKRKQKEDEMKKGELEADTDRMMREYRAQLDAERAHKLAQGKNRSRSKSNDRKDKKDKDLKKRSSRKRKHSRRRSSESSTSSSSSDSYRSEEDERESRRAKSRSKRTKKERKHKSRTKHSSSDDDEADGPVPLSRFFESVKS
- the LOC121246036 gene encoding protein FAM133-like isoform X2; the protein is MGKNQAYKAMQKARLGSSSAAPDEIEDGMVDGSFHSPEWHAARLASLKTSHTITWEEFKRKQKEDEMKKGELEADTDRMMREYRAQLDAERAHKLAQGKNRSRSKSNDRKDKKDKDLKKRSSRKRKHSRRRSSESSTSSSSSDSYRSEEDERESRRAKSRSKRTKKERKHKSRTKHSSSDDDEADGPVPLSRFFESVKS
- the LOC121246036 gene encoding uncharacterized protein LOC121246036 isoform X3, coding for MGKNQAYKAMQKARLGSSSAAPDEIEDGMVDGSFHSPEWHAARLASLKTSHTITWEEFKRKQKEDEMKKGELEADTDRMMREYRAQLDAERAHKLAQGKNRSRSKSNDRKDKKDKDLKKRSSRKRKILETLNI